The genomic region GCGACGTGGCAAAGCGGCAGGAAGATCAGCCGGTCCTCGTTCTCGCGCGCCGGAATGAAATCGTTGGCGTGCCGCATCTGGTGCGTGACGCTACGGTTGGCGTGCATGGCGCCCTTGGGCGGACCCGTGGTGCCGGATGTATAGACGAGGACCGCGAGATCGCTTGCGCTACGACTGTCGACCATCTCCTGCCACAGCGCCTCGCGGCCGGCCATGTGGTTGCGCCCGAGCGCGCGAAACTCGTCGAGCGACATCACCATTTCATCGGAGAAGCCGCTGAGGCCCTCCATGTCGAACACGATGATCTTTCGCAGAGACGGGCAGCGTGCACGACAGGCCAGGATCTTGTCGAGTTGCTCCTCGTCCTCGGCGAAGATCACCTTCGTCCGGGAATCGTTGACGAGATATTCGACCTGGGATGAGGCATCGGTCGGATAGATCCCGGAAGAGACGCCGCCGGCGCACAGAATGCCCATGTCGACATGGACCCATTCCGGCACGGCGTTGGCGATGATGGAAGCAACGTCGCCGGGCCTGAAGCCGATGGCATGCAGCGCGTAGGCGACCTCCTTCGAGATCTCCAGCCATTCGCGCCAGCTGGTCGGCTGCCAGATCCCGAATTTCTTCTCGCGTATAGCCGGCCTGTCGCCCCGCGTCTCCGCGGCGCGCAAAAAGCTTTTCGCGATCGTGTCAGCGACCGTCAGCACCGCCGGTCGGGCCATGCACGTCTCCTCCCGCGTTCCCCTCCGCTGCCTGCCTTGCCGGCGGTCTATATTGGCGGATGGGCTTTGGTATTTAAGGCTTTTTCTAACGCCAAGTCTTCCCTTAACGCCAAGTCTTCCCTTAACGCCAAGTCTTCCTCTAACGCCAAGTCTTCTTCTTTTTCCAGCGCCGCTCGCCTCGTGCGCCCGCTTCCTTGGCGCCAAGGTAGAATTCCTGGATGTCCTTCGAATGCATCAAGCGGTCGCAGCTGTCGTTCATCACGATCCGGCCGGTCTCCAGTACATAGCCATAATGCGCCGTCTCCAGCGCCACCTTGGCGTTCTGCTCGACCAGCAGGATCGACATGCCCTGCTCCTCATTGACGCGCCGGATGATCGCGAAGATTTCCTTCACCAGGATCGGCGACAGCCCGAGCGAGGGCTCGTCGAGCAGCAACAGAGTCGGCCGGTTCATCAGCGCGCGGCCGATCGCGAGCATCTGCTGCTCGCCGCCGGAGAGCTGTCCGGCCGGCTGGTTGATGCGCTCCTTCAGCCGCGGGAAATAGCCGTAGACGCGCTCCAGATCGTCCGCAACGCCGTTACGATCCTTGCGCGGATAGGCCCCCATCATCAGGTTCTCGCGCACGGAGAGGAACGGGAACACCTCGCGTCCCTCCGGCACGTGGCTGAGGCCCAGCCGCACGATCCTGTCCGCCTCCATGCGTTGAATCGACTTGCCCATGAACTCGATGGCGCCCTTCTGCGGATCGAGAATGCCCGAGATCGTCTTCAGCACCGTCGTCTTGCCGGCGCCGTTGGCGCCCAGCAGCGTGACGATGCGGCCGCGCGGCACTTCGAGCGAGATGCCGCGGATCGCCATGATCGGCCCGTAATAGCTCTCGATGTTGGAGAGTTTCAGGATGATGTCTGGTGTTACCACGGCATCCATCGCGTCAGGCTCCCAGATAGGCGGCAACGACATCGGGGTGCTGTTGCACTTCGGCGGGCGAGCCCATCGCCAGCACCCGGCCGTAGTTCAGGGCGATGACGCGGTCGGAGACGCGGTTGACCAGCGACATGTCGTGCTCGACCATGAGCACGGTGACGCCGAGCTCGCTCTTCAGGTCGCGGATCCAGAACGACATGTCGTCGGTCTCCTCCACGTTGAGGCCGGAGGACGGCTCGTCGAGCAGGATCAGCTTCGGCTCCGAGCACAGCGCGCGCGCCAGCTCGATCACCTTGCGCACGCCGTAAGGCAGACCCGAGATCAGCTTGTCGCGGTAGGGCTCGAGATCGAGGAATTCGATGACCTGTTCGACCCTGCGGCGATGCACCTTCTCGTCGGCGCGCACGCCCGGCAGGAACAACAGCTCCTGCCAAAGCTGCGTGGTCGAATGCCGGTGGCGGCCGACCAACAGGTTCGACAACACCGTCGCATTCTCGAACAGTTCGATGTTCTGGAACGTGCGGGCGATGCCGAGCCTTGCGATGTCGTGGGGCGGCTGCTCCGTGATGTCCTGGTCCTCGAAGAAGATGCGACCCGAGGTCGGGCGGTAGATCCGCGAAATCAGGTTGAAAATCGAGCTCTTGCCGGCACCGTTGGGCCCGATGATCGAGAGGATCTCGCCCTTCTCGACCGCGAACGACACCGCATCGACGGCCTTCAGCCCACCGAAATGCAGGGACAAGTTCTCGGCGCGAAAATAGCTCATCGGTTGCGCTCCGACTTCACGTAGATCTTCTGCCGCTTGAAGGTGGCGCGCTTGTAGAGCGGGAACAGCTGGAAGAAGAGTTTGATCTTGAGCCAGCGGCCGTAAAGCCCGAGCGGCTCGAATAGCACGAACAATACGATGATGATGCCGTAGATCGCGCCTTTCAGGCCGTTGAGCGAGGCAAAGGCCGCGACCTTGGACTGGACATTGGCTGCGGCTTGCGTGCCCGCTCCGAAGGTCGCTGCAATGCCGGCGATGATGCCGGGCATGTCGTCCTTGAGGTAGGTCAGGAACGGATCGATCATCACGATGAAGATTGCCCCCAGCACCGCGCCGTGCAGGCTGAAGGTGCCGCCGATCAGGATTACGATGATGAACTCGATCGAGAGCTGGAGCGTGAACATCTCCGGCGAGATGAAGGAGAGCTTGTGCGCGAACAACACGCCGGCGAAGCCGGTGATCGCCGCGGAGATCGCAAAGGACTTCACCTTGTACAGCGCGACATTGACGCCCATGCTGCGCGCCGCGGTCTCGCTGTCGCGGATCGCGACGAAGGCGCGCCCGGTGGGCGAACGCAGCAGATTGAGCGTACCGACGATGGTCAGCACCAGCACGGCGAGGCAGAGGAAATAGAAAGTGGGGCTGTCGCGCGGCACCGCAACGCCGAGCAGCGACAGCGTCTTCACCCGCATGCCCTCGTTGCCGTGGGTCACGCTCTCCCAACGCGCCAGGATCTCCTCGACGATCAAGGCGAAGGAGATAGTGGCGATGACGAGGTAGATGCCCTGGAGCCGCAGCGCGGGAAAGCCGACCAACGCGCCAATGCAACCGGACAGAAGGCCTGCGGCGAGGAAGTAGACCGGGAACGGCACGTTGTACGTCTGCAAGTACGCCGCCGTGTAGGCGCCGATCGCGAGGAACGCCGCGTGCCCGAGCGAGGCCTGCCCGGTGAAACCGGTCAGGATCAGCAGCGCCACGCCGACGGTCGCATAGATGCAGACGAAGACGAGCTGGCTCATCAGATAGCTGGAGAGCACATAGGGCGCGATCAGCAGCACGGCCAGCAGGAGACCGTATGAGACGTAATAGCCCGAATGCGGAAACAGCCTGATGTCGTCCTCGTAGTCGGTCTTGAACAGGAAGCGCATGCGTTCAGACCTTCTTGCGGACGTGAAGGCCGAACAGGCCTTCGGGCTTGAGCAAGAGCACGGCGAGCAGCACGATGTAGGGCGCGACGTCCTTCCAGCCCTCGGCCAGATAGAAGCCCGCCATGCTCTCGATGACGCCGATCAGGACGCCGCCGACCACGGCGCCGGGGATCGAGCCGAAGCCGCCGAGCACGGCGGCCGGAAACGCCTTGAGGCCGAGCACGAGGCCGACATTGGAATGGATGAAGGTGATCGGCGCCAGCAGCACGCCGGCGCAGGTCGCGACCG from Bradyrhizobium lupini harbors:
- a CDS encoding ABC transporter ATP-binding protein — protein: MDAVVTPDIILKLSNIESYYGPIMAIRGISLEVPRGRIVTLLGANGAGKTTVLKTISGILDPQKGAIEFMGKSIQRMEADRIVRLGLSHVPEGREVFPFLSVRENLMMGAYPRKDRNGVADDLERVYGYFPRLKERINQPAGQLSGGEQQMLAIGRALMNRPTLLLLDEPSLGLSPILVKEIFAIIRRVNEEQGMSILLVEQNAKVALETAHYGYVLETGRIVMNDSCDRLMHSKDIQEFYLGAKEAGARGERRWKKKKTWR
- a CDS encoding ABC transporter ATP-binding protein; its protein translation is MSYFRAENLSLHFGGLKAVDAVSFAVEKGEILSIIGPNGAGKSSIFNLISRIYRPTSGRIFFEDQDITEQPPHDIARLGIARTFQNIELFENATVLSNLLVGRHRHSTTQLWQELLFLPGVRADEKVHRRRVEQVIEFLDLEPYRDKLISGLPYGVRKVIELARALCSEPKLILLDEPSSGLNVEETDDMSFWIRDLKSELGVTVLMVEHDMSLVNRVSDRVIALNYGRVLAMGSPAEVQQHPDVVAAYLGA
- a CDS encoding branched-chain amino acid ABC transporter permease is translated as MRFLFKTDYEDDIRLFPHSGYYVSYGLLLAVLLIAPYVLSSYLMSQLVFVCIYATVGVALLILTGFTGQASLGHAAFLAIGAYTAAYLQTYNVPFPVYFLAAGLLSGCIGALVGFPALRLQGIYLVIATISFALIVEEILARWESVTHGNEGMRVKTLSLLGVAVPRDSPTFYFLCLAVLVLTIVGTLNLLRSPTGRAFVAIRDSETAARSMGVNVALYKVKSFAISAAITGFAGVLFAHKLSFISPEMFTLQLSIEFIIVILIGGTFSLHGAVLGAIFIVMIDPFLTYLKDDMPGIIAGIAATFGAGTQAAANVQSKVAAFASLNGLKGAIYGIIIVLFVLFEPLGLYGRWLKIKLFFQLFPLYKRATFKRQKIYVKSERNR